The Thermoleophilaceae bacterium genome has a window encoding:
- a CDS encoding peptidoglycan DD-metalloendopeptidase family protein, with product MPHARRGRSRRTAAVAAVACCVLAVVPAAAQAGFGDRTLKRGSRGHDVRVLQSWLTHLGVETGVDGVFGRGTERKLRRFEREQDWRVDGRLTRRNARSMRRMMTRKFGEAGPPADAPVADRRAYLGAQRGATLEVQVSQPGAVAVEVVRADDGQVVDVISHQAATAGAHALSWDGVVATGPAPETIYFLRLAGESRARAAASEGERFSFHHHKFPVRGRHDYGESGARFGAGRDGHSHQGHDVFARCGTNLVAAQGGTVTFAGYHAAAGHYIVIRGAGSGEDYAYMHLEQPSPFQTGDVVSTGRSIGSVGDSGNARGCHLHFELWSAPGWYDGGDPYDPYDKLRAWDRCC from the coding sequence ATGCCTCACGCCCGCCGCGGGCGCTCGCGCAGGACGGCCGCCGTAGCGGCGGTCGCGTGCTGCGTGCTCGCGGTCGTGCCGGCGGCCGCGCAGGCGGGCTTCGGGGACCGCACGCTCAAGCGCGGGTCGCGCGGTCACGACGTGCGGGTGCTGCAGTCATGGCTCACCCACCTCGGTGTCGAGACCGGCGTGGACGGCGTCTTCGGCCGCGGCACGGAGCGCAAGCTGAGGCGCTTCGAGCGCGAGCAGGACTGGCGGGTGGACGGCAGGCTCACGCGCCGCAATGCCCGCTCCATGCGCCGGATGATGACGCGCAAGTTCGGCGAGGCCGGCCCGCCGGCGGACGCCCCAGTCGCGGATCGCCGCGCCTATCTCGGCGCGCAGCGCGGCGCCACGCTCGAGGTGCAGGTGTCACAGCCCGGGGCGGTGGCGGTCGAGGTGGTCCGGGCCGACGATGGCCAGGTCGTGGACGTGATCTCCCACCAGGCGGCCACCGCGGGCGCACACGCGCTGAGCTGGGACGGCGTAGTGGCCACCGGGCCGGCGCCCGAGACGATCTACTTCCTGCGCCTGGCCGGCGAGTCCCGGGCGCGCGCGGCGGCCAGCGAGGGCGAGCGCTTCTCCTTCCACCACCACAAGTTCCCGGTGCGCGGCCGCCACGACTACGGGGAGTCGGGCGCGCGCTTCGGCGCCGGGCGCGACGGCCACTCCCATCAGGGCCACGACGTGTTCGCGCGCTGCGGCACGAACCTCGTGGCGGCCCAGGGCGGCACCGTCACGTTCGCCGGCTACCACGCGGCCGCCGGCCACTACATCGTCATCCGCGGCGCGGGCAGCGGCGAGGACTACGCCTACATGCACCTCGAGCAGCCCAGCCCGTTCCAGACGGGCGACGTGGTGAGCACGGGGCGCTCGATCGGCAGCGTGGGCGACTCCGGCAACGCGCGCGGCTGTCACCTCCACTTCGAGCTCTGGAGCGCTCCGGGCTGGTACGACGGCGGCGACCCCTACGACCCGTACGACAAGCTGCGGGCCTGGGACCGCTGCTGCTGA
- a CDS encoding MMPL family transporter: MRRVRWLLAGLALASAAVWRARRRAAPGPAPARPASARATPPPPAAPPAPPARLSTARRAAGLIVALRWPIVAAWVAAAVAVTLALPTIREAQVGALGDLVPGDSEAIEAEIRSAELFGFPVLSRTVVVQRDPDGLSARAQARVFERVVGLNRGTYPGLDGIPGALAVNNVFGEPPFSRERSTTALTYLFFPTDIGPVGRAGLAERLIERRMEPEDSPVGVTGTLQARAEQSDLITERLPLVELVTALLVIGAVGLHFRSLGAPLLNAIAVALAYLVSIRTVAAIGEQLGVSVPSEVEPVMVVLLFGVLTDYSIFFLSRFRERLAEPGGARAAAADTIAELLPIVLAAGLTVILASGALIVAELGFLRAFGPGLALSMLVALLVAITFVPAALAIVGERLFWPRGPEPRRTRRRSERPPLPLRLVGRAPVAVAVACLVVLLAGASGLTRTDLGNPLIRGLPDSSDTKQAYLAASEGFAPGILAPTVIVVEAEGIARRRAELAELQRLIALQQGVAEVAGPADQPVNIALGGALSRTGDGARYVVVFGSDPLGSRAINRLTALRGRLPGLLGAAGLGAARFSVGGDTALSEEIVTGTVDDLGRVAPATMLAVFLVLAVFLRALVAPLYLLASSVLGLLAALGLATYLFQDVLGYGELTYFVPFAAAVLLVALGSDYNVFLVGRVWREARDVPLRDAVMTGAADAARPIAVAGLVLAGSFALLALVPVRAFGELAFTMALGLLLDAFLVRTLLVPALILIAGRASGWPGPRLRRRPGAQQQRSQARSLSYGS, encoded by the coding sequence ATGCGCCGGGTTCGCTGGCTGCTGGCCGGGCTCGCGCTCGCGTCGGCGGCCGTGTGGCGCGCCCGGCGCCGCGCCGCGCCTGGGCCTGCCCCGGCCCGGCCGGCGTCCGCGCGAGCCACGCCGCCTCCTCCCGCGGCGCCCCCGGCCCCACCGGCACGGCTTTCCACCGCCCGCCGCGCCGCCGGGCTGATCGTGGCGCTGCGCTGGCCGATCGTCGCCGCCTGGGTGGCGGCCGCGGTCGCCGTCACGCTCGCGCTGCCCACCATCCGCGAGGCCCAGGTGGGCGCCCTCGGCGACCTCGTGCCGGGGGACTCGGAGGCGATCGAGGCCGAGATCCGCTCGGCCGAGCTGTTCGGCTTTCCGGTGCTGAGCCGCACGGTCGTCGTGCAGCGCGACCCGGACGGGCTGTCCGCGCGGGCTCAGGCGCGCGTCTTCGAGCGGGTGGTCGGCCTCAACCGCGGCACCTACCCGGGGCTCGACGGCATCCCCGGCGCCCTGGCCGTCAACAACGTCTTCGGCGAGCCGCCGTTCTCGCGCGAGCGCTCCACCACCGCGTTGACCTATCTCTTCTTCCCCACCGACATCGGCCCGGTGGGGCGGGCCGGCCTGGCGGAGCGGCTGATCGAGCGCCGCATGGAGCCCGAGGACAGCCCGGTGGGCGTCACCGGCACGCTGCAGGCGCGCGCCGAGCAGTCCGACCTGATCACCGAGCGGCTGCCGCTGGTGGAGCTGGTCACGGCGCTGCTCGTGATCGGCGCCGTGGGGCTGCACTTCCGCTCGCTGGGCGCGCCGCTGCTCAACGCGATCGCGGTCGCCCTCGCCTACCTCGTCTCCATCCGGACCGTCGCGGCGATCGGCGAGCAGCTCGGCGTTTCCGTCCCGTCGGAGGTGGAGCCGGTGATGGTCGTGCTCCTGTTCGGGGTGCTCACCGACTACTCGATCTTCTTCCTCTCGCGCTTTCGCGAGCGGCTGGCAGAGCCGGGCGGCGCGCGCGCCGCGGCGGCGGACACGATCGCCGAGCTGCTCCCGATCGTGCTCGCGGCCGGACTGACGGTGATCCTGGCGTCGGGGGCGCTGATCGTCGCCGAGCTCGGCTTCCTGCGCGCGTTCGGCCCGGGCCTGGCGCTGTCGATGCTGGTGGCGCTGCTCGTGGCGATCACGTTCGTTCCCGCGGCCCTCGCGATCGTCGGCGAGCGGCTGTTCTGGCCGCGCGGGCCCGAGCCCCGCCGCACGCGCCGGCGCAGCGAGCGCCCGCCGCTGCCGCTGCGGCTCGTGGGCCGTGCGCCGGTGGCCGTCGCCGTCGCCTGTCTCGTGGTGCTCCTGGCCGGGGCGTCCGGCCTGACGCGCACGGACCTCGGCAACCCGCTCATCCGCGGGCTGCCCGACAGCTCGGACACCAAGCAGGCCTATCTCGCGGCGAGCGAGGGGTTCGCGCCCGGCATCCTCGCGCCCACGGTGATCGTCGTGGAGGCGGAGGGGATCGCCCGGCGGCGCGCGGAGCTCGCCGAGCTCCAGCGGCTGATCGCGCTCCAGCAGGGCGTCGCGGAGGTGGCCGGCCCGGCGGACCAGCCGGTGAACATCGCACTCGGCGGCGCTCTGTCGCGCACCGGCGACGGCGCGCGCTACGTCGTGGTGTTCGGCTCCGACCCGCTCGGCAGCCGCGCGATCAACCGGCTCACGGCGCTGCGCGGGCGGCTGCCCGGCCTCCTCGGCGCGGCCGGACTTGGCGCCGCGCGCTTCTCGGTGGGCGGCGACACCGCGCTGTCGGAGGAGATCGTCACCGGCACCGTGGACGACCTCGGGCGGGTGGCGCCCGCCACCATGCTCGCGGTCTTCCTCGTACTCGCGGTGTTCCTGCGCGCGCTCGTGGCCCCGCTCTACCTGCTCGCCAGCAGCGTGCTCGGACTCCTCGCGGCGCTCGGGCTGGCCACCTACCTGTTCCAGGACGTGCTCGGCTACGGCGAGCTCACCTACTTCGTGCCGTTCGCGGCGGCCGTGCTGCTGGTCGCGCTCGGGTCGGACTACAACGTGTTCCTCGTGGGCCGGGTCTGGCGCGAGGCGCGCGACGTGCCGCTGCGCGACGCGGTGATGACGGGCGCGGCGGATGCGGCGCGGCCGATCGCCGTGGCGGGGCTCGTGCTGGCCGGCTCGTTCGCGTTACTCGCGCTCGTGCCCGTGCGCGCCTTCGGCGAGCTGGCGTTCACGATGGCGCTCGGGCTGCTGCTCGACGCGTTCCTGGTGCGGACCCTGCTGGTGCCCGCGCTGATCCTGATCGCGGGCCGGGCGAGCGGATGGCCCGGGCCGCGGCTACGGCGGCGCCCCGGCGCTCAGCAGCAGCGGTCCCAGGCCCGCAGCTTGTCGTACGGGTCGTAG